Sequence from the bacterium genome:
AATCGATGGGGTCCTATTCGAGGAAGTCATCTACGAGGGTTACGGTCCCGGGGGCGTTGCTGTCATGACTCAATGCTTGACCGATAATCGCAACCGAACTGTCGCTGAGATACGTCATGCTTTTGCCAAACTTGGCGGCAATATGAGTGAAAGCGGTTCAGTCGCCTGGCAATTCCATGCTAAAGGGATGATTCTCATCGAAAAGGATAAAGTCGATGAGGACACCGTGATGAATGTCGCGCTTGAAGCAGGCGCTGAAGATGTTCGTACGGAAGAGGAATACCACCAAATTATCACAGGCTTTGAGGAATTCGGGGAAGTTCGGCAGAAGATTGAGGATGCCGGTTTGCCGATGGAAAGCGCTGAACTGACAATGATCCCTCAAAATCTTGTTCTACTAGACGCGCATGAAGCCAACAAGATGATCCGTCTAATGGATGCTCTTGAAGACTTGGATGACGTACAAAACGTCTACGCCAACTTCGACATCCCCGACGACATCTTCCAGGACGCAATTCGATAGTTTTTAGGTTAAGGGTTAAAGCCAAATCCGAAATGTCCCCTTAAACCAGGAGGGGCTGGAAGGCATCTTTTTGTACAAGAGAATGCGGAAGAGAACCTCCCCTTGCCCCTTCTCGATGAGGAGGGGATTATGGAACTTTACTAAAAACCTAGTAAAACACCCAAACAAAAATATTTTGTTTATCGTCTAGATAAGTGTAGTGGATAAATTAGTCGCCGTGTTAAAATGAATAGGTCTCTCGTTAGTCATTGGCAATGGCCAAAGCGCCAATTTCCATATGCGACTGTGGGGCTCGTGCTATTGAACGTGCTAATGGCGCTTGTCACGTTGCCTAATAGCGATATTTCCGGTTCAAGAAACCTATTCGATGTCTTCGGCTTCATCCCCAAGGATCCTAGGGCTGCCGCTGTTGTTTCTAGTCTATTCCTTCACGCTGACGCAATTCACCTGCTGACCAATATGATTTTCTTATGGGTTTTTGCCAGCCATGTTGAATCGGCAATCGGTTTAGTACCGACCTTACTGCTTTATTTGGCAGGTGGGGTTACAGCAGTGATGACCCACTGGGCTGTTTCGATTGAAATGAGCCCAGTGACAGCAAGCCAGCCGCTTATTGGCGCTTCGGGCGCAGTCGCATCGATTATCGGCTATTTTGCCCTCCGTTACTATCGCTCCAGCGTTAAGATGATGTTCGGCACCGGTTGGAGAACATCCGCGTTATGGATTCCTGTATGGGTTGCCGCTCTGGTATGGATCGGCATTCAGAGCGCGGGAGCGATTTCTTCTTTGATGGATAATCAATCCAATAATATCGGCTATTGGGCGCATTTAGGCGGGTTCGGTTTTGGAATGATAGTTGGCGCTTTATGGCGTGCCGGTAATGTGGGAGAACGTGAAAGCAGCATCGAACAGGCCGAGGACGCGCTAAGACTTTCAAACCCAGCCACAGCGCTCAATTATCTACGCCCTCTTTTGTTGAACAATCCGGAAGACGCAGAGGTATTGGCTGTTACCGGTGCGGCATGGGAGCAACTGGGTGATCGTGAGTTGATGGGAGCCGATTGGGC
This genomic interval carries:
- a CDS encoding YebC/PmpR family DNA-binding transcriptional regulator, with protein sequence MSGHSKWHNIRLRKGKQDAERGKIFTKLAKEVIIAARDGGGNPDINLKLRLAIQKAKANSMPADNIKRAIQRGTGEIDGVLFEEVIYEGYGPGGVAVMTQCLTDNRNRTVAEIRHAFAKLGGNMSESGSVAWQFHAKGMILIEKDKVDEDTVMNVALEAGAEDVRTEEEYHQIITGFEEFGEVRQKIEDAGLPMESAELTMIPQNLVLLDAHEANKMIRLMDALEDLDDVQNVYANFDIPDDIFQDAIR
- a CDS encoding rhomboid family intramembrane serine protease; its protein translation is MLMALVTLPNSDISGSRNLFDVFGFIPKDPRAAAVVSSLFLHADAIHLLTNMIFLWVFASHVESAIGLVPTLLLYLAGGVTAVMTHWAVSIEMSPVTASQPLIGASGAVASIIGYFALRYYRSSVKMMFGTGWRTSALWIPVWVAALVWIGIQSAGAISSLMDNQSNNIGYWAHLGGFGFGMIVGALWRAGNVGERESSIEQAEDALRLSNPATALNYLRPLLLNNPEDAEVLAVTGAAWEQLGDRELMGADWAKAIRFGIDTGQFNIARECAIRMKDRHLIGAVAPTQRYRLGCLCFEYGDPEMGVSLLESIIVGTGYSADREHSLIKLADYYLRGRKSPERAHKLLERFLTDYPGSIFADTAQGWIKQFHS